ATCACGACTCAGTCGGGGGCCGCGCCCTCGCTGTCCTTCGGGAGGCACGCGGCCCTCGGCCTCGCCAGCGGGGTGCTCGGCGCGCTCGTCACCGTGGTGCTCCTGCTCCGCGCGAGCCCGGCGCCGCCGATCACCGCCCCTCTGCCCGTGCCCCCGCTCCCGAGCGTGGTCCTCGCTCGCCCGGCGGTGCCGAGCGCGACCGCCGCCCCAAGCGCGACCGCCGCCGCCCCAAGCGCGACCGCCGCCGCTCCAAGCGCGACCGGGGCGCTCACCCACGTGGCGGCCACCGCCTCGCCGACGAAGCCCGAAAAGAAGCCGACCTGCGAAGAGGGGCAGACCCTCTCCGCGGGGCACTGCTGCGCGCGCGGGCTCGTCTGGCAGAACGGCCGCTGCGATCGCCCACTCGCGACCGATTTCTGAGCTGTTCCGGAGGGTTGGTGCGGACGGCTCCCCGCGAAATGGGGCGCGTGCTAGGCTCGAGGGGTGCGGTACACCCTCGGCATCGCGGCGGCCGCCGCCGTGGCGCTCGCCGCGACGGCGTGCACGAGCGAGCCCGCGCCGCCGCCGGCGAGCGAGCCCCCGTGCTCCGTGCGCCTCGGCGCGGAGCCCGGCGCCGACCTCCAGCTCGTGGGCGCGGGTGCGTGCGCGACGACTGTGCGGCTCACCCTCCGCGTGGCCACGGGCTCCCCGGACGCCCCGTCGTGGACGAGCGCGGAGGGTGCGGCGAGCCCGGTGCGCGTGCGCGGCGCGTGGACGCTCTCGGGGAACGCGGCCGTGCGCACCGTCGTGGTCGAGAATACGTCCAAGGCGTCGATCGGGGTGGTGGGGCTCGAGTGGTCGACGGGCGAAGGCGCAGGCCTCGGGCTCGGGGTCGATCGCCTGCTGCACAGCGGCTACCAGAGCTGGTCCTACACGGGCGTGGAGGCCATCCCGGCGGCGCTCGCGCCGGCGCTCGGAACCGCGCCGCACGGGGGTGACAACGAGGCCGTGCTCGGTGAGCTCGCCGGCGTGTCGTGGTGGTGGGGCGCCGCCACGAACCCCCGAGGGGTGGGGGTGACCGTGGGCGCGGACGGCGGCACGGTGCTGAAGACCTACGTCGCGGTCGACGGCGAGGGCGCGCCTCGACTCCGCGTCGTGCAGGGGGCGACCGGCGACGTCCTGACCCTCGCGCCCGGCGAGACGCGCGCGCTCGACGGCCTCTACGTCGCGCTCGGCGATGCCCGCACGAACCTCGACGACTACACGCGGCACGTCGCCCGCCTCCATCCGCCCGCGACCCCGCGGCAGCCCGCCCTCGGCGGCTGGGGCTCGTGGAACATGCATTATGCAGGCATCACTGCGGCGACCCTCCGCGAGGAGGCCACATTCGCCGGCAGCACGCTCGCCCCGCTCGGGCTCCGTGATTTCCTGCTGGATGACGGCTACGAAGCGCGCTGGGGTGGGTGGTCGGCCTCGCCCGCGTTCGGCGCGGACCTCGCCACGCTGAACGCCGAGCAAGCCGCGAAGGGCCTGCGCCCCGCGCTGTGGCTCGCGCCGTTCTATGTCGCCGTCGAGGCGCCCGAGGTCACCGCGCACCCCGCGTGGTTCGTGCACCACGCGGACGGGAAGCTGCGCACGTTCAACAACGTGGGTCCGAGCTACGCCACGCTCGACGTGACCCACCCTGAGGCGCGCGCCTTCGTGGTCGACCAGGTGAAACAGCTCCGCGCGTGGGGCTATCGCACGCTCAAGCTCGATTTCCTCTTCGGCGGCGCCACCGAGGGCGTGCGCCAGAAGCCTGTCACGTCGCTGGAGGCCTACGCACTGTCGATGAAGGCCCTGCGGGAGGCCGCGCCCGACCTCCACCTCACGGGCTGCGGGGCCCCCATCCTGCCCTCGGTGGGCTGGGTCGACAGCATGCGCATCGGCCCCGACATCGCCTTCGTCACGAGCCCCGAGCCGACCTATCCCTTCCTCAGCGCGCAGGCGCGCCACGTCGCGTTGCGTGCCCACACCGACGCGTTCTGGGCGCTCGACCCCGACGTGGTGCTCCTCCGGGGCGGGCGCATCACCGACGCCGAGGCCTTCACCGTGGTCGTGTTTTCGGCGCTGTCGGGGGGCAACTACTTGCTCGGCGACGGGCGCCAGGCGAGCGCAGCGAGGCGCGCCATGGCGCTCGCTCCCGAGGTGCTCGCCCTCTCCCGGGACGGCGTGGCGGCGCGCCCGCGCGACCTCATGACCCCTCCCGATCCGAAGCTCTTCCCGAGCCCGCTCTTCATGGGAAACACCGACACCGAGGTCCCCCACGTGTGGCGCAAGTCGACCCCTGACGGCATCCATGGGGCGCTCGGCGTCTTCGCCTGGGCCTCCGAGTCTTACGCGGCCGACCTCGAGCTGCCGGGCACCGCCGAAGAGCTCGTGCTCTCCCCGACGGGCACGCTCACGCGGGCGGCCGCGCCGAAGCGCGCGAGCGTTCCCCCGCACGGCGCGAGGCTCTTCGTATGGTGAGGCGCTCGCTCGCCCCGACGGCGCTCGCGTGGCTCGTGCTCGCCGCGTGCATCAAAGAGCCGTTCGATCCTCAGAAGCTCGGGCCCCCAGTCTTCGTGAAGGTGGCCCTCCTCACACCCGAGCCCGACGAGCAGCCCTGGGAGCGCGAGAGCGACCACGCGGTGCTCTGGCACGCGCCCGACGTCCCGCTCCCGCCTTCCGCGCTCGGCGCGGTGTCGCTGTCGCTCGACGACGGCGCGACCTGGGCGCCCGTGTCCATCGGACAGGTCGACCTCCGAAAGAGCCGCGCGCGGGTGCGCGTGCCGGCCACGGGCGGTACACACCTGCGCGTCCGCGTGCGCCTCGGGGACTACGCGGCCGACTCGGGCGCCATCCCCATCGCTCCGTCGCGAAAGAAGCGGTACTCGTTCACCCGAATAGGCGCCGATCTCCCGTTCGGCGCGCGAGACGGCATGGGCGGGCTCGTCTTCAATGGCCGCATGTACGGAATCGGGGGCTGGAACCCCATTCTGTACAAGTTCAACTCGGTCAACGACGTATGGAGCAGCGCCGACGGCGTCCGCTGGACGCTCGTCAAGCCGAACACGTTCCAGGATCCGGCGACGTTCGACCAAGCGACCGACTGGAGCGGTCGCCACTGGGGGGGATACGCCGTGCACGACGGGAAGATGTTCCTCGTCGGCGGCGACCCCGTCACCGTCCTCCAGCGCGACGTGTGGAGCTCCACCGACGGCGTCCGCTGGAAGAACGTGACTCAGGAGACCGCCTACCCTCTCCGCGTGCTCCACGTGACCTTCGCGTTCAACGACCGATTGTGGGTGGTCGGCGGCCAAACGCTGCACGGCACCGACAAGCCCGAGGTGTTCGGCGACGTGTGGAGCAGCCGGGACGGCGCGACCTGGGAGCGCTCCACCGCGCCTCAGCCACCGCGCTGGGGAGAGCGAGGCATGATCGGCGGCAACGCCGTCTTCCGTGGGCGAATGTGGCTCATCTCGGGCGGCATCTACGAACAAGAGGGCTATCGCCCG
This genomic window from Myxococcales bacterium contains:
- a CDS encoding alpha-galactosidase; this translates as MRYTLGIAAAAAVALAATACTSEPAPPPASEPPCSVRLGAEPGADLQLVGAGACATTVRLTLRVATGSPDAPSWTSAEGAASPVRVRGAWTLSGNAAVRTVVVENTSKASIGVVGLEWSTGEGAGLGLGVDRLLHSGYQSWSYTGVEAIPAALAPALGTAPHGGDNEAVLGELAGVSWWWGAATNPRGVGVTVGADGGTVLKTYVAVDGEGAPRLRVVQGATGDVLTLAPGETRALDGLYVALGDARTNLDDYTRHVARLHPPATPRQPALGGWGSWNMHYAGITAATLREEATFAGSTLAPLGLRDFLLDDGYEARWGGWSASPAFGADLATLNAEQAAKGLRPALWLAPFYVAVEAPEVTAHPAWFVHHADGKLRTFNNVGPSYATLDVTHPEARAFVVDQVKQLRAWGYRTLKLDFLFGGATEGVRQKPVTSLEAYALSMKALREAAPDLHLTGCGAPILPSVGWVDSMRIGPDIAFVTSPEPTYPFLSAQARHVALRAHTDAFWALDPDVVLLRGGRITDAEAFTVVVFSALSGGNYLLGDGRQASAARRAMALAPEVLALSRDGVAARPRDLMTPPDPKLFPSPLFMGNTDTEVPHVWRKSTPDGIHGALGVFAWASESYAADLELPGTAEELVLSPTGTLTRAAAPKRASVPPHGARLFVW